The Pungitius pungitius chromosome 21, fPunPun2.1, whole genome shotgun sequence genome includes the window TACATCTGAGACCTTTGGGTGGGAAGCCGTTTAGCTGAATGCAGTAAACAGGGGGGCCGTTTGCACAAAACGTGGTGAAATGTTTTCCATATAGAATGCAAGCAGTTTATGACAAAGGCTGCAGATTGTTacaaaatgtatgtgtgtgtatgtgaaagGTAAAATAGATAGATTGATAGCATTGTCCACTAAGTGGACAACTGCCATTTAGCTTTGCTACCTTAAAaacaatgtgtgtgcatgtgtgtgtgtgtgtgtgtgtgtgtgtgtgtgtgcgtgtgcacatgcacgtgtgtgtgtgtgtgtgtgtgtgtgtgtgtgtatgtaacaaAGCCGGTCCACATGCTCCGTGTCACTTGTAGGGGGGTTGGATTGAAACGTGAAACAGATGTGACTCTTGTTTCGCATGCCGTCATGTCGACACTgcagggggagtgtgtgtgtgtgtgtgtgtttgtgtgtgtgtgtgtgtgtgtgtgtgtgtgtgtgtgtgtgtgtgtgtttgtgtgtttgtgtgcgtcttgAGGGCGCGTGAGAGAAACCTCATTTGACGAAAGGCTTCCCATAAACACCTGTTTTGTTCCGGTTAGCTGTCGTCATGGTGAATAAATGATGGCCTCggtgaaagaggagagggagggggagggggggggggggtcgcctccACTGCCCTCCCCCTGTGAAAGAGAAGAGCTCATGTGGGATGAACACATTCGTTTCATTCGCTCCGTCTATTTCCAGCACAGCGGGTTTATGGTTATTGGAAAGGCGTTGCCGTCTCCTTCCCAGAAGGAGTCAatatttctcctccctctccttcatttctcccactctgacttattttttttctctaattcaATATTTTCTTCCAAACACCactctttcctctctgctggaacaccccctcctccccccctcctcaggtCTCATCACAGCTTCCATCGCTCTGCTCAAcgtgcacctcctcctcccgtgaGACGGTGCTGATGTTTGCTACTGACTCGTAGTGACAGCGTGCTGCGGCGCTGGTATCTCACACTGGGACCGTCATCGAGGGACCAAGTGGGAAACGTGTGAGAATGGGGGGGAGGGTTAGGAAGAAGGGGGAGTTGTTGTTTAGCAGCCACCTCGCAGCCTGATCTCGGTCCTCGGGGTTCTGACCACATGCTGCTGATAAAGTAACAGGAATAATCAGTTTGGTTTGAGCCTGACCCCCATGGCGCCCTCATTCATTTTATATGTGCGTAGGGAGGCGCAAACATTCTTTCACCTCAGTGTCTACAAGGAGCTaaaaggaggacagagagctCGTGGAATCACCTTCACAGCTCAGAGTGGCATAAAGGTCAAGCCAAAAGTAGGTTTGCGACCCCTGAAGAATCTGAAGGGTGTCCCAGTGATCTCAGAGTATTCGTGTCCATAACACGGCGTAAACACACcatgcacagagacacacacacacacacacacacacacacaaaacaaaagtaaaagaacTGGTATCACCATAGAGACCTTTAACAAAATGCACAATGATGATCTTGGGTTTGATAACAGCGACACCTACTGGTCAACGCCGCTCAGTGCAGGACGATGGGCCGATAGGTCATCCATTACATGTCCTTATCATCCAAAGTTCGATTCATGATCTATCGCGAGCATGTTTGTAAGTGGAGCCTCGTGTTATTTGAAAACGTTGTCCAGCAGAGTTTTGGGTAAAGTGTCGTATCATGGTCTCCTCGCCTCGAGCAAGCCGCTCGGTGCGCGTGACGCACCGCGTGTCCGGAGCTCCGTGCGGGGCTCCGTGCGGGGCTACCGCAACACCGGGAAGCCTCTTCACCCGGGACCGGGCCAGGCGGCCCACGGCCGGGTTGTTGACCTGCGCAGCGACACGGTGACCAAGCCCGGGCCGGCGATGAGGCGAGCCATGGCCGAGGCGGAGGTCGGAGATGACGTGATGGGGGAAGACCCGAGTGTTAACGGTTAGAGCCGAAGCGTTATGACGTAATGACAGCATGTGTATGAAGAGTTGACAAGTGATTACTGACTTACTTTGAATGAAAGATTGCAAAGGATTTATGTAAATAGATCAATTATTCAGAGTTTTTGGAGATAAAGGCCACTCCATCTTTACCAGTATTTAACTCATTTTTTCAGAGTTAGTGCAAATTGCAGCAGATATGTTTCGGATGGAAGCGGCACTCATCGTTCCGTCTGGAACCATGAGTAATCTCATAGCAGGTGAGCTGGGTGCATGTCTGATTCCAGCCACATGAGGGGAGAAAAGCCCATTAACATGCACACATTTCATCACGCAGTGATGGTGCACTGCAGGGAGCGAGGCGACGAGATGATCGTGGGCGATCTGTCCCATGTTCACATCTATGAGCAAGGAGGGAGCGCACAGGTGAGAGTCCCACTGCAGCAAACAGGGCCCCTGCACCTCTTTGCCCACgttgcattcattcattgtgtgtatgtgtgttgacACAGCTAGCAGGAGTCCACGCCACCACCGCCACAACGCTCCCCGACGGGTCCTTTGACTTGGATCAGCTGGACTCAAAGATCCGCCACGGTTACCCCGACCCACATTACCCACGCACACGCCTCATATgcgtggaaaacacacacaacataaagGGGGGGCGTGTGCTGCCTCTGACCTTCCTGCAGGAGGTGTGTGCTTTTACTTATACGTACTTACCTCACAATAGAAGCACCACAGACTTGTTTCCATCTCCAAGGTGCGTGCTTTGGCCGATAGATTTGGTCTGTCAGTCCACATGGACGGAGCCAGGGTTATGAACGCCGCTGTTGCCCTGGGGGTGCCTCCATCCACCatactgcagcacacacacaccgtcagtgtgtgtctctccaaGGTGGGACTGCAAGACACTCCCGGAATGgatcaaaacaacaaacaaatcttcTCAAAGTCATATTCACATTGCGGCGTGTAACAGGGTTTGGGAGCTCCTGTGGGGACCATACTTGCTGGACCCAGAGACTTCATATCCCAGGCTGTGCGGTGCCGTaaagctctggggggggggatgcgacAGGCTGGTATACTGGCAGCAGCTGGAAAACTGGCTTTACTGGAGATGGTTGAAAGACTGGAGGAAGATCACCGTAATGCAAAAACCTTTGCTCAAGGTGAGAAGCTCATACttcagaaaatgaaataatggaGTGCGTGCTCataactgcttttcttttctcgccAGCTCTGCTTGACTGTGACCCTCCTCTATTCGCTGTAGACCTGGCCGCGGTGGAAACAAACATCCTGCGTTTCCACCTACAGGAGCCCAGCTTAAGCCCCGCTGAGTTCTGTGACCGCATGGGTCAGGTCTGCGAGGGAGAAGAGGCAGCACTGGGACAGGGGATACAAGTGCTCATGTACCCTTATTTTGGAAATTCCGTGAGGGCTGTATGGCATCTGGGGATTTCCCCTGAAGATACCCAGCTGGCCGTCCAGAAAATGCAATTTGTGGCTTCTCAGTTCTTGAATGAAAACGTCAGGCCCCAGTGAAACCTGGTACTTCCTACGATGTGTTGTATCAAATTCAGGACTGATCACAGTAAATTTAATCAAAACCATTTTTGAGAATATTATTAAATGTACAAACCACGGCCTTCTGTCAGAGTTGGTTTTACTTTTGTGTGGAAATTAAGCCTCAAATCACTATTCTAAAAGTTAATCAATTTCTAAAATAATTCATGCTATCTTTTCAATTGGGGTGATTTAGTTTATGGAGGACAAAGAAttacttaagtataaataaataaataaataccatatatttatttctacatttctgttcacttacatattttcatttatttatttattatttctacattgtatttatgtgtgtgtctgtatgctaatgaggtgggaggtcccaacctctgtctgaagcaggattggtcagagAAGTGTGATCGCTCCTGGTCTACTACTTCTGTCTTGAGGTTCGCTCCTCGGCAGAAgctgttagcatttggctacatggtattttcaaatcatttcaaatcGATTTTGATCGTTAGGAAACAATTTAGAGAAGCACGTTAAGAAAGACACGCTTCAGTTTCATCAAGTGACGGAGGACTTGTTTCAGCTCAATGACAGTTTAATACAACGTTAGTATGTTGGCACCTTGAACAACAGCCTTTAGGAAACATTAGCTAAACAACTAGCAGCTTCTAGACGCTCTACAGGAGCGAagtgctgggatcgattgcttctgtcttgctcctctatttgaccaatcctgctcaagaatgaggtccGAGCTCATTTACAGACGGACACAAAAAGACAGGcgtaaataaatgaagaaatacagaaatctatgtatttatttgtgttctgTAAAGGTGTAAAGTTatattaatacaataatatattacattacattatatatattattttatttaagcatttatttatttatacgtaCATTACAGGACATTGTAACGTGAGAGAGAAGGTGCCCTACACTGCAGTAACCatacaaagaaaatattattGATGTGCAAATTCTTGTGGACATCAAGTAAACAAAAATACCTGGCAGcggtgggattcgaacccacgccatCGAAATGACTGGAGCCTAAAtccagcgccttagaccactcggccacgcTACCTTATGAGCAGAGCACAACAATTTGAACTTTATATTCGTATCACCATGGTTCCTGGTTGGCTGATAGTGGCTAAAAACAGTCGTACTAATTATCGTTTTACTCATCTAAGGAGTCCGAGAAGGGGGATGAAAGGTAACTTGATGATAAAGGGTGCACCTTGATGACTTTAACTTATTTACGATTAACGTTGCTATCTAACGTTACCGTTCACTTTACTGGTTATCAGGATGTAACGTTAACGTTGGTACTTGGTCGTAACGACTAACGATAACGACTGCACAGCTAGCTTGTGTTACCGTGTCAGCTAACGCAACGTGATTATTCGCTTGGTGGTGCCTTCACTTCCGTAGTCGTCACTTCTAATGAGAAGACGTTAATGTTTGTATGCTGTTTATAAGTACGTAATATACTGTTATTATTTGTGCATTTCCTCTTGATATTGCAGATACCATCTTGACGGACTCTTCTCCCATTCATACAGAATTTGCGGATATTGTATCTGCTAATGATTATATTTCCGTTAGTCTTGAATGCAACTGGGCGtatgggcggggcttaaccgaGACCATTTCTAAGTGCACGGTGCTCACGTCGTCGTGGAGGACGGGAATAAGAACCGCGACCCGCTGCAAGGCTCGTCCCCGGACCGCCGGGATACATTGGAGAACCAGGACCGGCCCGGCTGCTGTGGGAGGAGAACTGAGCTGCTTCTGCTTAACTTCTAACTGTGAGACGGAAGTGGACCTGTCCCAAGCGACATTGTGTCACACAGTCTCCGTCAAGAGGGATAACACGCGGGTTTGTGCCCCCGGCTATAaggtaggtttttttttaatacgtgCATTCAAACATTAGACCAAAACAAACGTGAATATCTTTTTCAGAAATAGGTGCTGCAAGCATGCAAAATGGTGGCTGCTGCTTGATTTATATGGCAAACTGCTGTCAAGTGAGAGGGCTCACATGACAGCTGTCTGTGCAGCACATTGTGAAGCAGCCGGCAGCTTCTTTATCCTGCTTGGGTTTGCATTCATATCCACGAAAATCTGCAAACACAACTGCCCTCGAGTCGAGCATGTCGGTGGTCACAGTTGCGGTGCAACATGGGAGATCATTGCTTTTGCATGCTGATGCATAAGTAGATCAGTGTTTACGTTGCGTGCTTGTGATGGAGTGCACGTACTTCTACGGTAACACGGACCTCTGCCGCCATGAAACGGGGTTGTTGTTGACACGTACTTACATGGCTTCCTGCCACAGATTAACTTCCCACTCTCTCCTTTCCACTCCCTCTTCACATGTCTGCTCTCCTGTCGTCAACACAACACCAGGCATCATGGAGGATGAGCTGATGATGTTCAGCCTGGAGGAGGTGGGAAGCGCCAAGAGACCCCCAGAACAACGAGGTGGCTTCAACCATCGGCCGTCCTCCCTCAGTGAATCCAACGCCAGTGACGACGACTATGAGGACCACTTCATCTGCCCCATCCTGGACGACTCGGCCAAGGAGATCTGTCATTACCTGAAGAATGCAGCTAACGCCCGGCAGCTGTCAAGCTCTCTCCCTAAGAGCCACTTCAAGTACAGGGTGAGCGGTCGCCTTGGCAACATGATGCTGACATGAACATGTTGACATgacctgcagggagggaggggagagggggagagggggggggggttgtttagaTCTGCAAAAATAGCCTTTCCTTCTAAGGAGAGATGATCCGTTCTTGCCTGAACACGTGCACCAGCGTGTGGATCTATTTATTGAAGCTTGCCAAACACTCTTAAACGCTAAAGAGTGCTCTGTTGCATATAAACACTTAATGAGCTCAAAGTTGGGTCTTCTCCTCATGTGAGAGGGACTCGTTTCACTCTTATTGTGCTTCAGCCAACTGCCTTAATGTGTCGTACTtcatttttaaagcaacaaGGCAATTTACATTGTTTAAACTTTCGGATTTTGCCGCTCAAATGTCAGATATTTTGTTCTCGTTCATTAATAAAAGGCCGTTCGTTTTCTTTACTTTTCCGCATAGAATGAAACCGAAAAGGTGGCTGAACCTCACCTGTACACGGTTTTGTCTCAGAGCGCACGGGTACGTTACAGATCAGTTGTGTCTTTCTTCTGTTCCTCTTCACCATCAGCGCTTTTCTCTTActaattcattttctttccttgtCCTTTGCTGAAAAACCCACTTCTGTACCAACATATTTTTCCACCTACTCTTATTTCTCTTCATGACCGATGTTCCAATCATCTCGTCCTCCCTTTCTTCTCACCGTATCCTTGGATTTTAATCTacacaaaccaaaacatgaaTGTTGTACTGCATGTGTTTTAGCTTTCAAAaccacacttttttttgttacaaatgtgcatttttcattgttgttttggtctcagaaagttttttttaattctaaaatTGTTGCAGAAAAAGACTAAAACTCCAGAGAGAAATTAGAGCTGGAATTTAAGCAGAGCTGTAAACAGGCTGCCTAAAAACCAAGGTGTAACCCCTCCTAGTTGTCTTCTAAATTTAAACTGGTTTTGAGGGTCTGATGGACAGCGAGACGAGGGAGACGTGCTGCATGATTCAGGGTTTGAGGTCACTGGAGCAGGTTTGGATTACAGCTTCATGGGTCCTACCAAGAAAATACTTCTTTCAAAAAGGCCACGACTGCAGATGGCCGTGAagtggttaccatggttaccacATTCCTATTGAGGGAGCGGTACATTAATTCACTTAATGTTATGGATTAGGAAATCTTGGCTAACCCCAATTAATAGAATTATTCTGAGGCCAGTCTcatattgaaatatttaaatttgctttttgcttttttttgctgaagATGAGCTCATCATTggaactgacttttttttcctctttcaaacCTGTTTGGGAGACTGATTTCTATGTTCCATAGAATCCTGTCGGCTCATAAGGTTGTTTCTGCTCATTGTGACAGGATCTTTGGAAACATGCCATCGAAAAGGCCAAAGCGATGCCCGACCCCTGGGCCCAGTTCCACATGGAGAAGATCCTGACTGAGCCCTGCGTGCGTTACAGGTACAGTGACCAGGTGCCGCTCTCTACCCAAAGCCTCTGAGCGACGGCTCCGTGCCATAAAGGGTACCAGCTAGCCAGCACCAGAACCCTGGAACCAGCACCGCAGACGTCATCTTTCCCAGATGACGTCATTTTTGATGCAAAACTTGCAGTATTTTTACAACCtgtgttttttcacattttaccaCATTGTTGACCTTGAAATTGGAATTAAATCTGCACTAACTGACGTCTCAGGGCAACACGCTGTGAACACAACAGCTCCACAAAGTCCATTTTGTGGCTCTTTGGCTGTGAAATGTTCCCTCGCTCTGTGTCTGCTTCTTAAGAGCAGTGACACATTGCAGGGCTTCTTCATATGTGGGTCAGTAGTGCTAAATCTGAACTGTTGACaaacattagtgtgtgtgtgtgtgtgtgtgtgtgtgtgtgtgtgtgtgtgtgtgtgtgtgtgtgtgtgtgtgtgtgtgtgtgt containing:
- the tha1 gene encoding threonine aldolase 1, with amino-acid sequence MFVSGASCYLKTLSSRVLGKVSYHGLLASSKPLGARDAPRVRSSVRGSVRGYRNTGKPLHPGPGQAAHGRVVDLRSDTVTKPGPAMRRAMAEAEVGDDVMGEDPSVNELVQIAADMFRMEAALIVPSGTMSNLIAVMVHCRERGDEMIVGDLSHVHIYEQGGSAQLAGVHATTATTLPDGSFDLDQLDSKIRHGYPDPHYPRTRLICVENTHNIKGGRVLPLTFLQEVRALADRFGLSVHMDGARVMNAAVALGVPPSTILQHTHTVSVCLSKGLGAPVGTILAGPRDFISQAVRCRKALGGGMRQAGILAAAGKLALLEMVERLEEDHRNAKTFAQALLDCDPPLFAVDLAAVETNILRFHLQEPSLSPAEFCDRMGQVCEGEEAALGQGIQVLMYPYFGNSVRAVWHLGISPEDTQLAVQKMQFVASQFLNENVRPQ